In Halorubrum sp. PV6, a single window of DNA contains:
- a CDS encoding DEAD/DEAH box helicase, producing the protein MDDAIEWLRNRPFYEGQIAEHRRFPARDPAYRDVDLAPRMADALAKDGVDRLYRHQADAIEAVRDGDDVVLATETASGKSLAYTVPAFEAAMDHGGRTLYIGPQNALIADQEESLSDLAHGLGFGSGVSVESYTGRLSQSEKRAVRDREPTVLLSNPDMLHYALLPYASRLWDWFFGSLEYVVIDEVHSYRGVFGSQVALTLRRLARTCEQFGSRPQFVCCSATINNPVEHVATVTGRDPEGIALVDEDASGRGPRDWVLWNPPEYDDDWQERGSGRRKSSHTESKRLFVDLVTAGQQTLAFTRARQTAEQYATDSASDLRERGERDLAANVGAYQAALSDDRRREIEGALHAGDLRGVWSTSALELGVDVGGLDAVILDGYPGTRMSAYQRAGRAGRGDDPALVVMVGGEDQLDQYLMRTPADFFEAPPEDAICDPENDRLLPGHVACAADERWLSPDDERFFGPSFPGAVADLTDSGVLDRREVADGIRWTHAGSKSPQQAVSLRTAGDREIDLVDRSRNETIASLGFGDALRDAHPGAIYHQQGRTYEVTSLDLDRDVAELQSSWADYYTQPLSEKDIVVNEDLDERALTARPDVPVRFADVTVTEQITGFVRKDAKTGDSLGESALDLPETTLRTKALYFPVPADLESEMRSLGAPDDADEERSGGGDREAATTGDDCDGPTTDGGAAAYGSEYAFNGGIHAAEHGIISLFPFHLLCDRADIGGISTPYHGHTDGPAVFVYDGHPGGVGLTRRGHQRIEELMARTATLIDTCDCAGGCPACVQSPHCGNANDPLAKAPAVRLLDALTTDE; encoded by the coding sequence GTGGACGACGCCATCGAGTGGCTCCGGAACCGCCCCTTTTACGAGGGACAGATCGCGGAGCACCGCCGTTTCCCCGCCCGCGACCCCGCCTACCGCGACGTGGATCTGGCGCCCCGGATGGCCGACGCGCTCGCGAAAGACGGGGTCGACCGGCTCTATCGCCATCAGGCCGACGCGATCGAAGCGGTCCGCGACGGCGACGACGTGGTCCTCGCCACCGAGACGGCGAGCGGGAAGTCGCTGGCGTACACCGTGCCGGCGTTCGAGGCCGCGATGGACCACGGGGGGCGGACCCTCTACATCGGCCCGCAGAACGCCCTGATCGCGGACCAGGAGGAGAGCCTGAGCGACCTCGCGCACGGGCTCGGCTTCGGCAGCGGCGTCTCGGTCGAATCCTACACCGGGCGGCTCTCGCAGTCGGAAAAGCGCGCCGTGCGCGACCGCGAGCCGACGGTCCTCCTCTCGAACCCGGACATGCTCCACTACGCGCTGCTCCCCTACGCGAGCCGGCTCTGGGACTGGTTTTTCGGCTCGTTGGAGTACGTCGTGATCGACGAGGTACACAGCTACCGCGGGGTGTTCGGTTCGCAGGTCGCGCTGACGCTCCGGCGACTCGCACGAACCTGCGAGCAGTTCGGGTCGCGCCCGCAGTTCGTCTGCTGTTCGGCGACGATCAACAATCCGGTCGAACACGTCGCGACCGTGACCGGCCGCGACCCGGAGGGAATCGCGCTCGTCGACGAGGACGCGTCGGGACGCGGCCCGCGCGACTGGGTGTTGTGGAACCCCCCGGAGTACGACGACGACTGGCAGGAGCGCGGGAGCGGTCGCCGAAAGTCGAGCCACACGGAGAGCAAGCGGCTCTTCGTCGACCTCGTGACGGCGGGCCAGCAGACGCTGGCGTTCACCCGCGCCCGACAGACCGCGGAGCAGTACGCGACCGACAGCGCGAGCGACCTGCGCGAGCGGGGCGAACGCGACCTCGCGGCCAACGTCGGCGCGTATCAGGCCGCCCTGAGCGACGACCGCCGCCGCGAAATCGAGGGCGCGCTTCACGCCGGCGACCTCCGGGGCGTCTGGTCGACGAGCGCGCTCGAGCTCGGCGTCGACGTCGGGGGGCTCGACGCCGTCATCCTCGACGGCTACCCCGGCACGCGGATGTCGGCGTATCAGCGCGCGGGGCGCGCCGGTCGCGGCGACGACCCGGCCTTGGTCGTGATGGTCGGCGGCGAAGACCAGCTCGACCAGTACCTGATGCGCACGCCGGCGGACTTCTTCGAGGCCCCGCCAGAAGACGCCATCTGCGACCCTGAGAACGACCGGCTCCTCCCCGGTCACGTCGCCTGCGCGGCCGACGAGCGCTGGCTCTCGCCCGACGACGAGCGGTTCTTCGGCCCCTCGTTCCCCGGCGCGGTCGCGGACCTGACCGATTCGGGCGTCCTCGACAGGCGGGAGGTCGCCGACGGCATCCGCTGGACCCACGCCGGGTCGAAGAGCCCGCAACAGGCCGTGAGCCTGCGGACCGCCGGCGACCGCGAGATCGATCTGGTCGACCGCTCGCGCAACGAGACGATCGCGTCGCTCGGGTTCGGCGACGCGCTCCGGGACGCCCACCCCGGCGCGATCTACCACCAGCAGGGGCGCACCTACGAGGTCACGAGCCTCGACCTCGACCGCGACGTGGCCGAGCTCCAGTCGTCGTGGGCCGACTACTACACCCAGCCGCTCTCCGAGAAGGACATCGTCGTGAACGAGGACCTCGACGAGCGCGCGCTCACGGCGCGGCCCGACGTTCCCGTCCGGTTCGCCGACGTGACGGTCACAGAACAGATCACGGGGTTCGTCCGGAAGGACGCGAAGACCGGCGACTCGCTCGGCGAGTCGGCACTCGACCTGCCGGAGACGACGCTGCGAACGAAGGCGCTGTACTTCCCCGTCCCGGCGGATTTGGAGTCGGAGATGCGTTCTCTCGGCGCGCCCGACGATGCCGACGAGGAGCGGTCAGGCGGCGGCGACCGCGAGGCGGCGACGACGGGCGACGACTGCGATGGGCCGACGACCGACGGCGGAGCGGCCGCGTACGGCAGCGAGTACGCGTTCAACGGGGGTATCCACGCCGCCGAACACGGGATCATCTCGCTTTTTCCCTTCCACCTCCTCTGTGACCGGGCCGACATCGGCGGGATTTCGACGCCGTATCACGGGCACACCGACGGGCCGGCGGTCTTCGTCTACGACGGTCACCCCGGCGGGGTGGGGCTCACGCGCCGCGGCCACCAGCGCATCGAGGAGTTGATGGCTCGCACGGCGACGCTCATCGACACCTGCGACTGCGCGGGCGGGTGCCCGGCCTGCGTCCAGTCGCCTCACTGCGGCAACGCGAACGACCCGCTGGCGAAGGCGCCGGCGGTCCGTCTGCTCGACGCCCTGACGACCGACGAGTGA
- a CDS encoding histidine kinase N-terminal 7TM domain-containing protein, with translation MATSWWFVGLFAVSGAVCFAATLHGSRLRNQDAKQGLRWLLVIVGTWALLQAGVLLATQEQTAITLFTLSLVVGFATPFAWLYFVSAYAGLEYHRRPAYRIVGLLGFLVVTIEKLTNPIHGRYFSATLEREPVRLLVVDHGPLYVATFVLAYALTGVGFYFLYRLYRESDQSSLPLAALFAATGLAVVPNLLARTTSATLPQLSYEPLGVAVFAVGVVYVVDDTFRAVERTATRSFVERTAGAVLVIDSDGRVRDRNDRAEELFPSLAAGETQIEAVSLAVAEAYRAAEPSIVAVDPGGEGERSYYVAGESLEIGGESFGWAVLVQDVTDREDRRERIERHEEQLSDMAGAIAHELRNGVAVADGYLAQTIDRIESGDEQGAAESAAVARRRIEQIGTVIEDLHTLAYHARDTDESAFVSLTDAVRGAERATDVDVDVHVEGAGRVVAVPTRLEQLFKNALAFAAFNEAETLTVTVTDDGFAVADDGRFTAADGGSLLFEYESAEPRADAGMSLPNVRALARVEGWRVALDHGYEEGVRYVVRDATMESPSAFDEPPSAASPDA, from the coding sequence ATGGCCACGTCGTGGTGGTTCGTCGGGCTGTTCGCCGTTTCCGGAGCGGTCTGCTTCGCGGCCACGCTCCACGGCTCGCGGTTACGGAACCAAGACGCGAAGCAGGGCCTCCGGTGGCTGCTCGTCATCGTCGGGACGTGGGCGCTCCTGCAGGCGGGCGTGCTCCTCGCCACGCAGGAGCAGACGGCCATCACCCTCTTCACGCTCTCGTTGGTCGTGGGGTTCGCGACGCCGTTCGCGTGGCTGTACTTCGTCTCCGCGTACGCCGGGCTGGAGTACCACCGCCGGCCCGCGTATCGAATCGTCGGTCTCCTCGGGTTCCTCGTCGTCACGATCGAGAAGCTCACCAACCCGATCCACGGCCGGTACTTCTCTGCGACGCTCGAACGGGAGCCCGTCCGACTGCTCGTCGTCGACCACGGGCCGCTGTACGTGGCGACGTTCGTCTTGGCGTACGCCCTCACCGGCGTCGGCTTCTATTTCCTGTACCGGCTGTACCGGGAGTCCGACCAGTCGTCGCTCCCCCTCGCCGCGCTGTTCGCGGCGACCGGGCTGGCGGTCGTCCCGAACCTCCTGGCCCGTACCACCTCGGCGACGCTGCCGCAACTGAGCTACGAACCGCTCGGGGTGGCCGTCTTCGCGGTCGGTGTGGTGTACGTCGTCGACGACACGTTCCGCGCGGTCGAACGGACCGCGACGCGCTCGTTCGTCGAGCGGACCGCCGGCGCCGTCCTCGTGATCGACTCGGACGGCCGCGTGCGGGACCGTAACGACCGCGCCGAAGAGCTGTTTCCGTCGCTCGCGGCCGGCGAGACGCAGATCGAGGCCGTCTCGCTCGCCGTCGCCGAGGCGTATCGGGCGGCGGAGCCGTCGATCGTCGCCGTCGACCCCGGCGGCGAGGGCGAGCGAAGCTACTACGTCGCCGGAGAGTCGCTCGAAATCGGCGGCGAGTCGTTCGGCTGGGCCGTCCTCGTTCAGGACGTGACCGACCGGGAGGACCGGCGCGAGCGGATCGAACGCCACGAGGAACAGCTCAGCGACATGGCGGGCGCCATCGCTCACGAACTGCGGAACGGCGTCGCCGTCGCCGACGGGTACCTCGCGCAGACGATAGATCGGATCGAGTCGGGAGACGAACAGGGGGCCGCCGAGTCGGCCGCGGTGGCGCGGCGGCGGATCGAACAGATCGGCACGGTGATAGAGGACCTTCACACGCTGGCGTACCACGCGCGCGACACCGACGAGTCGGCGTTCGTCTCGCTCACGGACGCGGTCAGGGGCGCAGAGCGCGCCACCGACGTCGACGTAGACGTCCACGTCGAAGGCGCCGGTCGCGTCGTCGCGGTGCCCACGCGTCTCGAACAGTTATTTAAAAACGCGCTCGCGTTCGCCGCCTTCAACGAGGCGGAGACGCTCACGGTGACGGTGACCGACGACGGGTTCGCCGTCGCCGACGACGGGCGCTTCACGGCCGCCGACGGGGGGTCATTGCTCTTCGAGTACGAGAGCGCCGAACCCCGCGCCGACGCCGGGATGTCGCTGCCGAACGTCCGCGCGCTCGCCCGCGTCGAGGGGTGGCGCGTCGCCCTCGACCACGGGTACGAGGAGGGTGTGAGATACGTCGTGCGAGACGCGACGATGGAGTCGCCGTCGGCGTTCGACGAGCCGCCGTCCGCGGCGTCACCCGACGCGTGA
- the mvaD gene encoding phosphomevalonate decarboxylase MvaD encodes MTEKATARAHPIQGLVKYHGMRDEQLRLPYHDSISLCTAPTATTTTVEWQPDASEDTYVIGDEEVDGRAAERIDMVVDYVRELAGVDAAVRLESENSFPSNIGFGSSSSGFAAAALALVEAAGLDMTLPEVSTVARRGSSSAARSVTGAYSRLDAGLNDEDCRSYRLETGVNEDGFDPEEDLRIVAAHVPAYKETEEAHREAAASHMMQARTAHVQDQLVEMTDALREGDFDRIFETAEHDSLSLTATTMTGPAGWVYWQPETIAVFNAVRELREEGVPVYFSTDTGASVYVNTLADHVDAVESRIAEIGIDTDVWEVGGPAHVLDESEALF; translated from the coding sequence ATGACGGAAAAAGCGACCGCGCGAGCCCACCCGATCCAGGGGCTCGTCAAGTACCACGGGATGCGCGACGAGCAGCTTCGGCTCCCGTACCACGACAGCATCAGCCTCTGTACCGCGCCCACCGCGACGACGACGACGGTCGAGTGGCAGCCCGACGCGAGCGAGGACACCTACGTCATCGGCGACGAGGAAGTCGACGGGCGGGCCGCAGAGCGCATCGACATGGTCGTCGACTACGTTCGCGAGCTGGCCGGGGTCGACGCCGCGGTCCGGCTGGAAAGCGAGAACTCCTTCCCGTCGAACATCGGCTTCGGCTCGTCGTCGTCCGGCTTCGCGGCCGCCGCGCTCGCCTTGGTCGAGGCCGCCGGGCTCGACATGACGCTCCCCGAGGTCTCGACCGTCGCCCGCCGCGGCTCCTCCTCGGCTGCTCGCTCGGTGACGGGCGCGTACTCGCGGCTCGACGCCGGCCTCAACGACGAGGACTGTCGCTCCTACCGCCTCGAAACCGGCGTGAACGAGGACGGGTTCGACCCCGAGGAGGACCTCCGGATCGTCGCCGCGCACGTCCCCGCTTATAAAGAGACCGAGGAGGCACACCGCGAGGCCGCCGCGAGCCACATGATGCAGGCGCGGACCGCCCACGTCCAGGACCAGCTCGTCGAGATGACCGACGCGCTCCGCGAGGGCGACTTCGACCGGATATTCGAGACGGCCGAGCACGACTCGCTGTCGCTGACAGCCACGACGATGACCGGTCCCGCGGGCTGGGTGTACTGGCAGCCGGAGACCATCGCGGTGTTCAACGCGGTCCGCGAACTCCGCGAAGAAGGCGTCCCCGTCTACTTCTCGACGGACACCGGCGCCTCCGTCTACGTGAACACGCTCGCGGACCACGTCGATGCGGTCGAGTCGCGGATCGCCGAAATCGGCATCGACACCGACGTGTGGGAGGTCGGCGGCCCCGCGCACGTCCTCGACGAGAGCGAGGCGCTCTTTTAA
- a CDS encoding deoxyribodipyrimidine photo-lyase — protein MELFWHRRDLRVADNLGLAAAAGARDDERGPAAPVFVFDPDVLDHASDVRVRRLLDGLAALRADYRERGSDLLVARGDPETVLPALADALDADRVVWNRDYSGLARERDAAVRTALNDAGVEREAHHDAVLHTPDSIRTNAGDPYSVYTYYWKKWTDRETDQPAPTPKASDLVDADSLSAAVERVEDGAVTDGGLAIEAVAVGDVPDPAALGFSEPEAEVGPAGTEAARDRLSAFLDEAVFSYDAERDYPAKDATSRLSAFLKYGEIGVRETYEATTEALTAAEARVEDAGDDDDDGGPVAAVEEFQQQLAWREFYTQVLYHNPEVVTANYKEYEEGIAWRDDPEEIAAWKRGETGYPIVDAGMRQLREEAFMHNRVRMIVASFLTKDLLVDWRHGYDHFRDLLADHDTANDNGGWQWAASTGTDAQPYFRIFNPMTQGERYDPDAAYIKEYVPELRDVDPDLIHEWHELSPTQRANAAPAYPAPIVDHSERREAALAMYKRARGEDPDE, from the coding sequence ATGGAGTTGTTCTGGCACCGGCGGGACCTCAGAGTGGCCGACAACCTCGGTCTCGCGGCCGCGGCGGGAGCGCGGGACGACGAGCGCGGCCCGGCCGCCCCCGTGTTCGTGTTCGATCCGGACGTACTCGACCACGCGAGCGACGTGCGGGTCCGCCGCCTGCTCGACGGACTCGCGGCGCTCCGAGCCGACTACCGCGAACGCGGCAGCGACCTCCTCGTCGCCCGCGGCGACCCGGAGACGGTGCTGCCGGCGCTCGCGGACGCGCTCGACGCCGACCGGGTCGTCTGGAACCGCGACTACTCGGGGCTCGCCCGCGAGCGAGACGCCGCGGTGAGAACCGCGCTCAACGACGCCGGGGTCGAACGCGAGGCGCACCACGACGCGGTGTTACACACCCCGGACTCGATCCGGACGAACGCGGGCGACCCCTACTCGGTGTACACGTACTACTGGAAGAAGTGGACCGACCGCGAGACCGACCAGCCGGCGCCGACGCCGAAGGCGAGCGACCTCGTCGATGCCGACTCGCTGTCGGCGGCGGTCGAGCGAGTCGAAGACGGCGCCGTGACGGACGGCGGCCTCGCGATCGAGGCCGTCGCCGTCGGTGACGTGCCCGACCCCGCGGCCCTCGGCTTCTCGGAGCCCGAGGCCGAGGTCGGCCCGGCGGGCACCGAGGCGGCCCGCGACCGGCTCTCCGCGTTTCTCGACGAGGCCGTGTTCTCGTACGACGCGGAGCGCGACTACCCGGCCAAAGACGCGACCTCTCGGCTGTCGGCCTTCTTAAAATACGGCGAGATCGGCGTGCGCGAGACGTACGAGGCGACGACGGAGGCGTTGACCGCGGCGGAGGCCCGCGTCGAGGATGCGGGCGACGACGACGACGACGGCGGGCCGGTCGCCGCGGTCGAGGAGTTCCAACAGCAGCTCGCGTGGCGGGAGTTCTACACGCAGGTGCTGTACCACAACCCCGAGGTGGTGACGGCGAACTACAAGGAGTACGAGGAGGGGATCGCGTGGCGCGACGACCCAGAGGAGATCGCGGCGTGGAAGCGCGGCGAGACGGGGTACCCCATCGTCGACGCCGGGATGCGCCAGCTCCGCGAGGAGGCGTTCATGCACAACCGCGTGCGGATGATCGTCGCCTCCTTCCTCACGAAGGACCTGCTCGTCGACTGGCGACACGGCTACGACCACTTCCGCGACCTGCTCGCCGACCACGACACGGCCAACGACAACGGCGGGTGGCAGTGGGCCGCCTCCACCGGAACCGACGCCCAACCCTACTTCCGCATCTTCAACCCGATGACGCAGGGGGAGCGCTACGACCCCGACGCGGCGTATATAAAAGAATACGTCCCAGAACTCCGCGACGTCGACCCGGACCTGATCCACGAGTGGCACGAGCTCTCGCCCACCCAGCGCGCGAACGCGGCGCCGGCGTACCCCGCGCCGATCGTCGACCACTCGGAGCGTCGCGAGGCGGCGCTGGCGATGTACAAGCGAGCGCGCGGCGAGGACCCGGACGAATAA
- a CDS encoding 2Fe-2S iron-sulfur cluster-binding protein, with protein MTEYTVEFVGTGETIEVADTETVLSSCIDAGIAQEYSCRVGMCLACSAEIVEGEVTQPAARGLTDEEADEYALTCMARPQSDLKLDRGKYPPSIEDAAATEAGDADGAAADDD; from the coding sequence ATGACCGAGTACACCGTCGAGTTCGTCGGCACCGGCGAGACGATCGAGGTGGCCGACACGGAGACGGTTCTCAGCTCCTGTATCGACGCGGGCATCGCCCAGGAGTACTCCTGCCGCGTCGGGATGTGTCTCGCCTGTTCCGCGGAGATCGTCGAGGGCGAGGTGACCCAGCCGGCGGCTCGCGGGCTCACCGACGAGGAGGCCGACGAGTACGCGCTCACCTGCATGGCGCGGCCGCAGTCCGACCTGAAACTCGACCGCGGCAAGTACCCGCCGAGCATCGAAGACGCGGCGGCGACCGAGGCCGGGGACGCCGACGGCGCGGCGGCCGACGACGACTGA
- a CDS encoding universal stress protein encodes MYDHILLPTDGSDHSTAAARQALGLAETFDATVHGLYVVDTGTNWLTVSKLDVEESLREVSEVAGDRALTAFEDLAAGYDAPTRTEVREGSVDEAILGYAADHDVDLVVMGTHGRDSVARRVVGSVAERVVRGATVPVMTVSASATE; translated from the coding sequence ATGTACGACCACATCCTCCTCCCCACCGACGGGAGCGACCACTCCACGGCGGCGGCTCGGCAGGCCCTCGGCCTCGCGGAGACGTTCGACGCGACGGTTCACGGCCTGTACGTCGTCGACACCGGGACGAACTGGCTCACGGTCTCGAAGCTCGACGTCGAGGAGAGCCTGCGAGAGGTCAGCGAGGTCGCCGGCGACCGGGCGCTGACGGCGTTCGAAGACCTCGCCGCGGGGTACGACGCCCCGACCCGCACCGAGGTCCGCGAGGGCAGCGTCGACGAGGCGATTCTCGGCTACGCGGCGGACCACGACGTCGACCTCGTGGTGATGGGAACGCACGGTCGGGACAGCGTGGCTCGCCGCGTCGTCGGCAGCGTGGCCGAACGCGTCGTGCGAGGCGCGACGGTCCCCGTGATGACCGTCTCGGCGTCGGCGACCGAGTAA
- a CDS encoding putative manganese transporter, which yields MIPLVLPPDLLGSPLQEVANILIGSWREGFVQVSGFVGATILLFSLVQFRYDGRITKWLEENERAQPLAGALLGLTPGCGGAIIAMPLYIRGTVSFGTVVAALAATAGDSAFVILALAPEAAIYAYGLAFISAILFGYAIDYGGLGVGRVDRLVDRMSRPVTDGGFSTANVAAGGPSIPDYDGPDGDDSGAQCRHGHDRASDLPSYLPDSRLLERVSHVVHVLWWITLAGALVAGVMYLAKGAVEPEWAVTATYDGLFTVSGLLGTTLSFYLYFVGRHYIGRSEAGRVRDSFADLYGTFRHAAMETAMVTVWVIAGYLLYEYGLLLTGVDVQGFAAAAGAMAPIAGAMLGLIPGCAAHIVFAQLYAIEEAIPFSALVANAISQDGDALFPLMAIDMKAAIVATIYTTIPGVITGLLVYYFWPYAQFGFGVL from the coding sequence ATGATCCCGCTCGTGTTACCCCCCGACCTGTTGGGCTCGCCGCTTCAGGAGGTGGCGAACATCCTCATCGGCTCGTGGCGCGAGGGGTTCGTTCAGGTGTCCGGCTTCGTCGGGGCGACCATCCTCCTGTTTAGCCTCGTGCAGTTCAGATACGACGGTCGGATCACGAAGTGGTTAGAGGAGAACGAACGCGCCCAGCCGCTCGCCGGCGCGCTCCTCGGGCTGACGCCGGGCTGTGGCGGGGCGATCATCGCGATGCCGCTGTACATTCGCGGCACGGTCAGCTTCGGGACCGTCGTCGCGGCGCTGGCGGCGACCGCCGGCGACTCGGCGTTCGTCATCCTCGCGCTGGCGCCCGAGGCGGCCATCTACGCCTACGGATTGGCGTTCATCTCGGCGATCCTGTTCGGCTACGCCATCGACTACGGCGGGCTCGGCGTCGGTCGCGTCGACAGGCTGGTCGACCGGATGAGCCGCCCGGTGACCGACGGCGGGTTTTCGACCGCCAACGTCGCCGCCGGCGGTCCGAGCATCCCCGACTACGACGGGCCGGACGGCGACGACAGCGGGGCCCAGTGCCGCCACGGCCACGACCGCGCGAGCGACCTCCCGAGCTACCTGCCGGACTCGCGGCTCCTCGAACGCGTCAGCCACGTCGTCCACGTGCTCTGGTGGATCACCCTCGCCGGCGCGCTCGTCGCCGGCGTGATGTACCTCGCGAAGGGAGCCGTCGAACCAGAGTGGGCCGTCACGGCGACGTACGACGGGCTGTTCACGGTCAGCGGGCTGCTCGGCACGACCCTCTCGTTTTACCTGTACTTCGTCGGACGCCACTACATCGGGCGGAGCGAGGCCGGCCGCGTCCGGGACTCCTTTGCCGACCTGTACGGGACCTTCCGACACGCCGCGATGGAGACCGCGATGGTCACCGTCTGGGTCATCGCCGGCTACCTCCTCTACGAGTACGGCCTGCTCCTCACCGGCGTCGACGTTCAGGGCTTCGCCGCGGCCGCCGGCGCGATGGCGCCTATCGCGGGCGCCATGCTCGGGCTGATTCCCGGCTGTGCCGCCCACATCGTGTTCGCACAGCTGTACGCGATCGAGGAGGCGATCCCGTTCTCGGCGCTCGTCGCGAACGCGATCAGTCAGGACGGCGACGCGCTGTTCCCGCTGATGGCCATCGACATGAAAGCCGCCATCGTGGCGACCATCTACACGACTATCCCCGGCGTGATCACCGGGCTGCTCGTCTACTACTTCTGGCCGTACGCCCAGTTCGGCTTCGGGGTGCTCTGA
- a CDS encoding DUF998 domain-containing protein — MDTTDTLQSTVGFSERAIAGFALALSGFIGFMGIITAEVLYPNYSTQQDISDLGSTRPPNPVSFEPSATIFNTTMLVTGLLVILSAYLLYRVADRRGFPLALAVFGFGAFGVGVFPGNVTPWHGLFAMLTFFAGGITVVLSSRVVPRPFSFLCGLFGGVSLVVLLSVLFYGIVVGGPSPLQFLSAGGIERWVVYPLIIWLPAFGGYLLAAADESAGRPAS; from the coding sequence ATGGATACTACGGACACCCTCCAGTCGACGGTCGGCTTCTCCGAGCGAGCGATAGCCGGGTTCGCGCTCGCGCTCTCCGGGTTTATCGGGTTTATGGGCATTATCACGGCGGAAGTGCTCTACCCGAACTACTCCACCCAGCAGGACATCAGCGACCTCGGCTCGACCCGTCCGCCGAACCCGGTGAGCTTCGAGCCGTCGGCGACCATCTTCAACACGACGATGCTCGTGACCGGCCTGCTGGTGATACTCTCCGCGTACCTCCTCTACCGCGTCGCCGACCGCCGCGGCTTCCCGCTCGCGCTCGCCGTGTTCGGGTTCGGCGCGTTCGGCGTCGGCGTGTTCCCCGGCAACGTGACGCCGTGGCACGGGCTCTTCGCCATGCTCACGTTCTTCGCCGGCGGCATCACCGTCGTCCTCTCGTCGCGGGTCGTCCCCAGGCCCTTCTCGTTCCTCTGTGGGCTCTTCGGCGGCGTCTCCCTCGTCGTCCTTCTCAGCGTGTTGTTTTACGGGATCGTGGTCGGTGGCCCCTCGCCGCTCCAGTTTCTCAGCGCCGGCGGCATCGAGCGCTGGGTCGTCTATCCGCTCATCATCTGGCTGCCCGCGTTCGGCGGGTACCTGCTCGCCGCCGCCGACGAGTCGGCGGGGCGTCCCGCGTCGTAG
- a CDS encoding ABC transporter permease: protein MRSRGSRLTIAGRELSGLRAEKTILLAIGIQLFIAAFSSFLVVGLVSMYDPGSLGGAEVEVAGAGDAVADLERAAAEVEGASVTRYEDAGAARLAFDRNAADAVVVANRNDDGRISAVVTAPDATVETTVIVVQLRDLLRTYERQERADRADHLSESPLPLPERTGTSPYFTFTYTVLIPVLVFLPVFISGSLVVDSITEELDEGTFELLRVAPVTLGEIVDGKALAAVAIAPGQALLWLLLLRFNGTPVANVPSILALMTGLTTLVVALALAISALAPDRRAAQFLYSIGVLVLFGGATAMAGGPANAVARLAIDSADATTTALVVAYVGLAAVAYVGVRAIVAENGFEA from the coding sequence ATGCGTAGTCGCGGCAGCCGGCTGACGATCGCCGGTCGAGAGCTATCGGGGCTGCGCGCGGAGAAGACGATCCTGCTCGCGATCGGCATTCAGCTGTTCATCGCCGCGTTCTCGTCGTTCCTCGTCGTCGGACTCGTCTCGATGTACGACCCCGGCTCGCTCGGCGGCGCGGAGGTCGAGGTGGCCGGCGCCGGCGACGCGGTGGCCGACCTCGAACGCGCCGCGGCCGAAGTCGAGGGCGCGTCCGTCACGCGCTACGAGGACGCCGGCGCCGCCCGACTCGCCTTCGACCGCAACGCGGCCGACGCGGTGGTGGTCGCCAACCGGAACGACGACGGCCGGATATCGGCGGTGGTCACCGCCCCGGACGCGACCGTCGAGACGACGGTGATCGTCGTCCAACTGCGCGACCTGCTCCGGACGTACGAGCGCCAGGAGCGGGCGGACCGGGCCGACCACCTCAGCGAGTCGCCGCTGCCGCTCCCCGAGCGCACCGGCACCAGCCCGTACTTCACGTTCACCTACACCGTGTTGATCCCCGTGTTAGTGTTCCTGCCCGTGTTCATCTCGGGGTCGCTCGTGGTGGACTCGATCACGGAGGAGCTAGACGAAGGGACCTTCGAGCTGCTGCGCGTCGCCCCCGTCACGCTCGGGGAGATAGTCGACGGGAAGGCGCTGGCGGCGGTCGCGATCGCCCCCGGACAGGCGCTGTTGTGGCTGCTGCTGTTGCGTTTCAACGGGACGCCCGTGGCCAACGTCCCCTCGATCCTCGCGTTGATGACCGGGCTCACGACGCTCGTCGTCGCGCTGGCGCTCGCCATCTCCGCGCTCGCGCCGGACCGGCGGGCGGCGCAGTTCCTCTACTCGATCGGCGTCCTCGTCCTCTTCGGCGGCGCCACGGCGATGGCGGGCGGGCCGGCGAACGCGGTCGCGCGGCTCGCGATCGACAGCGCCGACGCGACGACGACGGCGCTCGTGGTCGCGTACGTCGGTCTCGCCGCGGTCGCGTACGTCGGCGTCAGAGCCATCGTCGCGGAGAACGGGTTCGAGGCGTGA